From the genome of Corvus moneduloides isolate bCorMon1 unplaced genomic scaffold, bCorMon1.pri scaffold_110_arrow_ctg1, whole genome shotgun sequence, one region includes:
- the PFN1 gene encoding profilin-1, whose translation MSGWAPYVETLLADGTCQDAAIVGYRDTPAVWAAAPGKTFANITPAEVAALVGPERGPLLVQGLTLGGLRCSVIRDSLLVEGEHSMDLRTKGAAGAPTFNITAAITNKTIVLAMGKEGVHGGCVNKKCYEMANHLRRSQY comes from the exons atgaGCGGGTGGGCGCCCTACGTGGAGACGCTGCTGGCGGACGGCACCTGCCAGGATGCCGCAATCGTCGGCTATCGCGACACCCCCGCCGTCTGGGCCGCCGCCCCCGGCAAGACCTTCGCCAATATCACG CCAGCGGAGGTGGCGGCACTGGTGGGCCCCGAGCGGGGGCCACTGCTGGTGCAGGGACTGACGCTGGGGGGGCTGCGCTGCTCCGTCATCCGGGACTCGCTGCTGGTGGAGGGGGAGCACAGCATGGACCTGCGCACCAAGGGGGCTGCCGGAGCACCCACCTTCAACATCACGGCCGCCATCACCAACAAAA CCATCGTGCTGGCCATGGGCAAGGAGGGAGTCCACGGTGGCTGCGTCAACAAGAAATGTTATGAGATGGCCAATCACCTGCGGCGCAGCCAGTACTGA
- the SPAG7 gene encoding sperm-associated antigen 7 — protein MTQDAGAAARARRHASPRRKMAELDLLGSILSSMERPPAAADGETRRRAREQAARMKKLQEQEKRQKVEFRKRMEQEVSQFIQATGEPRRRFQPMNKIERSILHDVAEVAGLTSFSFGDDEDSRYVMVFKKEFAPSDEELDAYRRGEEWDPARAEERRRLRELAAQQEEAELERGPAPPGPPNDYKDKYRHLIGSDAAKAAARTMEANKAYGCVPVANKRDTRSIEEAMNEIRAKKRLRQAEDEGGAGGGPGGPSV, from the exons ATGACGCAAGAcgccggggccgcggcccgCGCGCGGCGTCACGCATCGCCCCGTCGCAAGATGGCGGAGCTGGACCTGCTGGGTTCCATCCTGAGCTCCATGGAGcggccgcccgccgccgccgacGGCGAGACGCGGCGCCGGGCGCGGG AACAAGCCGCTCGCAtgaagaagctgcaggagcaggagaagcgCCAGAAGGTCGAGTTCAGAAAGAGG atggagcaggaggtgtCCCAGTTCATCCAGGCCACCGGGGAGCCCCGGCGCCGGTTCCAGCCCATGAACAAGATTGAGAGGAGCATCCT GCACGACGTGGCGGAGGTGGCCGGGCTGACATCCTTCTCCTTTGGAGATGACGAGGACAGTCGCTACGTAATGGTGTTCAAAAAG GAGTTCGCGCCGTCGGACGAGGAGCTGGACGCGTATCGGCGCGGCGAGGAGTGGGACCCGGCCCGAGCTGAGGAGCGGCGTCGCCTCCGG GAGCTGGCggcacagcaggaggaggcGGAGCTTgagcgcggcccggcccccccGGGTCCCCCCAACGACTACAAAGACAAATATCGGCACCTGATCGGCTCCGACGCCGCCAAAGCTGCTGCCCGCACCATGGAGGCCAACAAGGCGTATGGCTGTG TGCCGGTGGCCAACAAGCGGGACACGCGCTCCATCGAAGAGGCCATGAACGAGATCCGGGCCAAGAAGCGGCTGCGGCAGGCGGAGGACgagggcggggccggggggggcccCGGGGGCCCCTCTGTGTGA